The genomic interval gtgctgcctgctcctgcctgctgcctgtcccatcccatcccatgccTCTGAGCCCAGCACGGGTCCCTCAGCCCCATccatcctgctctgcagggctctggggaCGGGGAAGGTGGTGATGGCTCTGGGGACAGGGAAGGTGAGGATGGCTTTGGGGACGGGGAAGGTGAGGATGGCTCTGGGGACGGGGAAGGTGAGGATGGCTTTGGGGACGGGGAAGGTGAGGATGGCTCTGGGGACGGGGAAGGTGAGGATGGctttggggatggggaaggtggCAATGGCTCTGGGGACGGGGAAGGTGAGGATGGCTTTGGGGACGGGGAAGGTGAGGATGGCTTTCCCACGCGAGGGCGCCAGGGACATGGGAAATGGGCAGCTGGCTCCCCGTGGGGCATCCCCAAGTGCCATCGGTCTTGTCCCTTCAGTATCGGGGGTGCAGCAGGCCCCTCGCTGTCCCAGAGCCCCCcgtctggggtggggggggcagggagggagctccagcctctcccagcagctctgtgctgcatcAGCAGCCTAAAAATACATCAGAGCCACCCGCCTGCCCTGTGGCCcatgtcccccgtgtcccccccaccttCTGGCCAACAGGAGAAGGACCAGCCCCTCTCTGCATGTCCCCCCCCAGTGAAACTGTCCCCTGCAAGGGCTTTCAGGCTTGCTCTTTGTGGAGGATGTCCCCATCATCACGCTGCCTGGTaccctgtggtgggttgagcctggctgaaggccaggtgcccaccagagccgctctctcactcccctcattcaccaaacaggggagaaaaggcataacgaaatgcttgcaggtcgagataagggcagggagagatcactcactaattatcgtcatgagcaaaacagaccgaacttagagagggaattcatctaatttattactaggcaaaacagagtagaggaatgagaaaataaaatcaactcttaaaacacttccccccacccctcccatcttcccgggctcaacttcactcccggcttcaaccttccccccctcagcggcacagggggacggggaatgggggttacggtcagttcatctcacagtgtttctgccgcttcttcatcctcagggggaggactcctctcatcgttcccctgctccagcatggagtccctctcacggggtgcagaccttcaggagcaaactgctccagcgtggggtcccccacggggtcacaagtcctgccagcaaacctgccctggtgtgggctcccctctccacgggtccaccggtccggcctggaacttgctccagcgtgggcttcccacgggccgcagcctccttcaggtgcctccacctgctccggcgtggggtcctccacgggctgcaggtggaatctctacaccccctcatccttcctccacgggctgcaggtggaatctctacaccccctcatccttcctccatgggctgcagggggacagcctgcttcaccatggccttcaccacgggctgcagggggatctctgctccggcgcctggagctcctcctccccctccatctgcactgaccttggtgtctgcagagtttcttacatcttctcactcctctctccggctgcaaaagctctctctctctaagtgtttttctacttcttaaatatgttatcacagaggcgctgattggcttggccttggccagcggcgggcctgtcttagagccggctggcattggctctatcagacacagggggagcttctagcagcttctcacagaagccacccctgtagcccccccgccaccaaaaccctgccacgcaaacccaacacataccCCAGTACCGGTGTGAGCTCCGGGTGCTCAGCACCCATCTGGACGCACAGCCCACCCCAGGTCCCTGCGTTGTATGGAGTGTTGGGTTGGGGGAGGTCGCTGGGGGGTCCGGGGGACAAGGCCCACGGCCGCTGTCAGCCCCCCACATGCGTCTGCCTTCACTGGTGTCTCTCTCATCCTAGTTCCCTTACGCTGCTCCACCTCCTCAGGAACCCGTGAAGACCCTCAGGAGCTTAATCAACATCCGCAAGGACACCCTGCGCCTGGTCAAGTGAGTCCCGCGGGGGGGGACGATGGGGCCGGGTCCCCCACGACCGTGAGCCACGGGGAGGGAAGGGTCCGGCTGGATGCTCCCAGGGGATGCTGAGCACGGGGATGCTCTCATCTGGGCACAGCTGGATGGAGGGGGACCAGCCACCGCTGGCTGAAtgtgccccttcccctcccgcaCGGGTGAGCTCCCCGCCTGCGGGCACCGGCTGCGCCATGGGATTAAAGGAGCTTAGTGCTGCCTTtgaagtgctttgctttttcttcctcccccaccttCCAAAGGCTTTGGTGGAAGGAGGCCGGGGATTGCAGCCGGGCCGGGAGGTTCGGGATTAGGGCTGAAATCTGCCCGTGGTGCTTCTCAGGCCGCAGGCGTGACCTTGGGCATGCCGGGCCCTCCTGGCGTGCCTCAGTTTTCCCTGATGGAGGGGAGCAGCCCCTTTTGGGGCCATCGGTGCTGAGGGCAGCCTCGCGCAAGGGGATCGGTCCCAGGGCACCCCGAGCCATCCCCGAGGGGTGCCCATCTCCCAGACACTCTGTGCTTCCCAGGTGCTCGGAGGAGGTGAAGACCCCGGGGGAAGAAGTCAGCAAAGCCAAGGTGCACTACAACGTGGAGTTCACCTTCGACACGGACGCCCGGGTGGCCATAACCATCTACTACCAGGCGAGCGAGGAGTTTCACAACGGGGTGGCAAGGTGAGGAGCCCCAGCTCGGCGTGTGTGCCCCCCCGTGGCTGTGTCCCTCTGGCCGGGGTGTGGGGTTCTGCCGATGGACACGGAGCCTCTCCTCCCTGGAGAATCTCCCCTCCTCGGGGCATGAGGCAGCTGCCGGTGGTGGCGAGGCTGGAGGGGGTTTTCTCGCCTCCCCTGGGTGCCACTGccaggtccctgccagcccccgccACCTCCTTCCCTGTCCCATCCTGCTCCCTGTCAAAGCTGAGACCAGGAGAAATCATTGTCCCTCCCGGCCCCCCGCCAGGCTGGCTGCGGAGTcatccctgtcccctcctgtcccATGTTGGCTGCCCGGGGGTTATTTTATCCCGTGGGTTATTTTAGACCTTTTTAGGACTTCTTACCTCAGCCCCACGAAGCAtccaggaggggaggggaggtgaGGAGTGACCCCCTCTCTCCATCTTCCCGGCATCCCCGTGAGCGGGGGGGATGAGGGGGAGCGTGGGGACACCCGTGGTGCCGCTGACTCTGTTCTCTCCTCGTGGCGCAGCTACATCCCCAGGGACAACAGCCTGCAGTCGGAGACCGTGCACTACAAGCGCGGGGTGTGCCAGCAGTTCTGCGTGCCCTCCCACACCGTCGACCCCTCTGAGTGGAGCGAGGAAGAGGTGGGTCCCACCGGCCCGTGGCATCAACCGCGGGGTCAGGTACGGTTGTGGATGTGTGATGAAGCCTCCATTGCTGCTCCATCTCACCAAGCTTCTCCTcctgtctctctccagctgGGCTTCGACCTGGACCGGGAGGTGTACCCCATGGTGGTGCACGCGGTGGTGGATGAAGGAGAGGGTGAGGAGGGGGTTCCTTCCTGGGTTGGGCTTGCCCAGTTGCTGGCATTGTAATGCCAACCCTTGCACCAACCGGGCAGAGCCTCCTGCTTTGCCTCGCGGCCACCGTGGCTCTGCCCGTCCCCTGAGCCCTGCCCGTCCCTTTGTGTCTTGCAGAGCACACTGGGCACTGCCACGTGCTGCTGGCCACCTTTGAGAAGGTAAGTGCCAAGCTGGGGGCTTCCTCCCCCTCCTACCCCCTCGCCCACTGGGTGCGAGAGCCTGGAGAAACCCCACGGGGCTCGGgacggtgctgctgggctggttTGGGGCTGCTCCTGAAATTCTGGGACTATCCTCTAATTTTAAGCACCCATTTTTGAGGCATTTGGTCTCAACTCCATCTTCCTCGCTCCAACAAGTCTCCAGCCTTGCAATGCGTGTGACATCCCACACCTGCCTGGTACCAGGGcgtcaggggaaaaaaagcagaattgctGCAAAATGGGCCGGTTGGGAGTGACGACAGCTGTGGGGCGGGAGGGTGCTCGAGCACGGCTGTCCCTGGGGTCTCAGCACTGGTGCCCACCCgtctgctctcctccctccagcacAGCGACGGCACCTTCTGCGTGAAGCCCCTCAAGCAGAAGCAAGTGGTGAGTGTCTGGGTGTCCCCACTACCGCCCTGCACACCCCTGGGGAGGAAGGTGGTGAGGGGCTTTCGGGGAGCAGCGAAGCCCTGTgtgggcagcagcctgccccTGCCTTGCTCCTGCCTCCCGGGGAGCTTGGGGACCACCGGCAATTTCAAGGGCATCCATGCAAAGAGAAGCCGCAGATGTTGGGGCCGGGAGAGCTGGCCCAAGGAGGGGGACAGGAGCTGTGGCGGCTTGCGGAGGGGCTGTCTCTGCTCCTTACCCCTTCCCCCCGGTGGGGTTGCAGGTGGATGGTGTGAGCTACCTCCTGCAGGAGATCTACGGCATCGAGAACAAGTACAACACGCAGGACTCCAAGGTACGCGACTCCATCCCACAGcctcccccccagcctgcaTCCCGTGGGTCTTCCCTtgtctcccctccccttcccgtAGCAGAGGTCCAGCAGCTAAAACACACACACGGAGCAAGAGTTTGCAGCACAACATGGAGCTGCCTGGGGGGGTAGAGGTGTTTTGTGGTGGCATCGAAGCTGCCGGAGGCAGAAAGCTGAGGGATTGAGccttttccttccatcctttGTGGTCCCGTGGGAGCCTGGTGGCTGGGTCTTGCTGCCTTGGGAGGGCACCGTGGGGCTTGAAGCGTGGGACATGCCTCCCCCTCTGctatatacagatatatatgtgtgtgcgtgtgtgtgtagaAGTTGGGGTGTGGGATGCATCCTTCTGTGGGGTGCCTGATGCTCCAGCCCCATCTCCCAGCCTCCAGGAGGGGAGGGATGAGGTCCCAGGGTTGCGtttcaagagcaggcagcccgGGGACACAGGCAGGACCCTGCAGCAAGCTCTTGGGGCACCCAGCCAGTATTTTGGGGCACCCACCTTCGTGCCGCATGGGCCGGGGACCCCGAGGCCGAGCGGTTCCCATCTCTCCCGTTGGGGCAGGTGGCTGAGGACGAGGTGAGCGATAACAGCGCCGAGTGCGTCGTCTGCCTCTCGGACGTCCGTGACACCCTCATCCTGCCCTGCCGACACCTCTGCCTCTGCAACACCTGCGCCGACACCCTGCGCTACCAGGCCAACAACTGCCCCATCTGCAGGCTGCGTAAGGGCCGGGGGGGCTGGTGTCTCTGGGGGGGTGGTTGGCATCTCGGGGGGGATGACTGGAATCTCCCATCCTCAGGTTTTGGGGTCCCTCCAGCCCCGCGTGCAGTGATGCTGTGCGTGGATGCCCCTCCTGGGAAACCAggtggtgttttttggggggggtgacTCCTTTCAGCACCCAGGTTTCACCCCACTCTCTGTCCTCGCTGCCGCAGCTTTCCGAGCCTTGCTGCAAATCCGAGCAATGAGGAAAAAGCTGGGTCCCCTCTCGCCCACCAGCTTCAACCCCATCATCGCCTCGCAGACCTCCGACTCCGAGGAGCACTCGGTCAGTGCCCGGCCGAGCCCAGCCCacccggggggctgcgggacccTGACCCTCTCCACCCTgctggggccgggctggggaggTTCGGGGACGCACGTGGTTCCTGGGGCCAGGATCTTGCAAAAAAAAGGGCTTTCAGTTGGGTGGAAAGACCGCAGATTTGGGGCTTTCATTTGTGCAGGGAGTTTGTCCGTTCTCTGGGTTTTGGCTTCTCCCCGGGGTGTCCTGATCCTGCTGGAGGCAAGGGTGGGCGAGGGCAGTGAAATAGCCCGGGGGGGACCCTCACCCCgtctccccccttctccccagtcCTCGGAGAACATCCCCCCGGGCTACGAGGTGGTGTCGCTGCTGGAGGCCCTCAACGGGCCGCTGACGCCCTCACCGGCCGCCCGGCCGCTGCGTGCGCTGGGGGACCCCCCGGGCACGGGGACCCTGCCCTCCTATGGCAGCGACGgacccctgccccccctgcGGGCCCTCTCGCCCCTCGAGCGCCTCCCCGACTGCGGCCCCCCGGGGCTGAAGCTGAAGAAGAGCCTCTCCAAGTGAGTACCGGGGTGGGCACGGAGGTccgggggggctgaggggggctgggggccgtGGGCAGGGGTGAAGCTCTCTGTCCCCTCTGGGCAGGTCCGTCTCGCAGAACTCCTCCATCCTGCCCgaagaggaggatgagaagTCGTGCACCGAGTCGGAGCTGAGGGTCCCCAGGAGGAGATCCCCTGCCCGGCGTGAGGAGGTGAGCACCCTCCAAAATGTGCTGGGGAGGAGCtgaggcactggggggggcgGCAGGTTTGGGGAAGGCTTGGGACCAGAGGGTCTGGCTGGGGTTTGCCCCTCCTGGCTCTTCTTCCATCCATAAGGATGTCTGGGGGAGATGAATCCGTCCCTGCCGAATATTCCCCATCATGTCCTCTCCACGGGCTCTCCTTTCCAGGAATGTGGCGCGACGCCGGAGAGCGAAAACCTCACCCTGTCATCGTCGGGAGCAATCGACCAGTCCTCGTGCACTGGGacccccctctcctccaccaTCTCTTCCCCAGAAGGTACAGCACGACAGGGCTCGCAGGTGTTGGCAAGGCAGGAGAGCGGCAGCGCAGTTCCGGGtccatcctgctgtggggggaTGCGGAGTGGGTCTGCGTGGCCCCTTCCTACTTATCCATGGACATTGCACGAAGCCCCAGGGTATCACCTCTGCTTCGTCACCCATAGACCTGAAGATGGGGGGCGTGGGGGTACCAATTGCCCCTGCTTCATCACCCCGTAGACCCAGAGATGgggggctgccagccctggggggaCCCGCTGTTGGCAGCTTTCCACCCATCACGCCTCCGTGGCATGCAGCGGGTCCTTGCTCCGCGCCCCACTCTTCCTTCTGACCCCCTTTTTCAATTAGCTGGTCCTGTGCCGTGACTCGCAccggtgggctggggggggtccagCGGCCCCGCTCagccccttctctcccccagAGCCcgtcagcagcagcctggctcagTCCGTCATGTCCATGGCCTCCTCCCAGAGCCAGCACTCCCAGCTCAGCACCGACACCGTGTCCTCCATGTCTGGCTCCTATGTCGCTCCTGgcacggaggaggaggagggggacatGCTCCCCTCACCCGCAGCCGCCAGCGCCACAGCCTCCGATGGAGAGGTAGGGGCTGGGGGGTTGTTGATGGCACCCATCACCCCCAGGTTCAGGAGCTTCCCCGTAGGATGTAACATCTCCTCCAAAACTACTGGcaccagactttttttttttttttcttttttttccttccatctttccCACCTTCTTCCCGCAGTCAACACCTGTGGAGTCCCCGGATATAAACTTTGTCAGCATCTCGGCTGAGGAGCGCGATGCCGAGGTAACCGTAACCGCCCCGCGCGGGGCTGGGAGCCGTGGTGCCGCCCGGCAAGGCTTGAGGGGGGGGGCGACCTCGGTGGTGCCTGGCTCCAGGTGCCTGcggaggggctgggatggggaaggggctgtcctggggatgggtggggtggtggggctgTCTCCCATCCCGGCTCATATTCCTGGTCCACGGACACCCCCCGGGGCCAGGGATGTTCCCCCGAAGGGACCCAGGGACAACCCCCAGCACGGTGCTGGACGCCGTGGGGCTGCTCACACTCACTGCCTCTCGCCTGTGCCGCAGGGCAACGACGTGCTGGAGGACGAGGACGCCTCTCCCACGCAGGAAGACGGTAAAAGGCCCCGGGTCGTTGTTGTCCCCCTGCTTTTGGTTCGGTGTCACCGGCGGGCAGCGGAGCGAGTGGCAGACGCTGTGCCGCCTccagctcccctgcctgctggctGCCGTCGGGAGAAGCCCCGCGTGCCCCCGTGGGCACCAGGGCTGGGAAAGCATACGTCACAGCGGGGCCACCCACGGGTGGGTTGAACACCAGTGGGTTTGGGGAAACCAGCTGGCCACGGGGACCCCAGCGAGCGCAGTGCGGGGCACAGAGCGGGCGACGGCTGGCGCGCAGGATCCGATGGCGTTTCCAATGGGCCACGTGGGAAAGAGGTTTCTCCGTGTCTTTCCCCTCGCCAAGGTCTTTCCTCACACCTCTGCCAGTCCCCCCCTTAGGGACCCCTGTCCGGGTCGGTTCCCATAGGAAGGGGCTGCAAAGCTGTTCCCTTTGGAATGCTTCCCTCATTTTTTGGGGCCTGTCCTCATTGTGCTTTCGCAAGCCAACACACGTGCATTGAGGGCTCCTCTCGTCTCCTCTCACGCACTCAAATAGCCAAGGAAAGACGTGGTCACCCCCGTGCCATTGGCCACCAGCCGCCTTGGGTTTCTTTTGGGCGATAGGGAGGCCCCCGGTGTGCCCCCTCCCATGTTTGCATGTCTCTGGTTAGTGAAAATATACCAAAACTGTTCCCCCATCCGACCTGGACGCTCAGCTGAGCTGGAAAGCAGGAACACCCATCCCTGGAAACTGGTCTCTGCCCTGCGGGGAGGCTCTTGCTGATGGGGAGACTCAAGTGTGACAACTGGGGAGCAACCAGGGGCTGTGGTGGACATCCACGGGCATCCCACCAACTCCAGGAGCAGGATGGCCTTTCTCCTTAGGACACGGTCCTGCGCCCGTTCTCAGCGGGGCTACTGGCTTATCTGGGAACATCCCTCCTGAGGTTTAGTCGCCTGCATCTGATGGATGCAGGTAACAACCTGGGGGCCGATCTCTCGTACAGGTGATGCTGAGAAGCAGAGTTACCTCCCTCAGCCCCGAAAGCCTCCATCCCCCCCGCAAAGCTTGGCTACGGCTTCTTTTGCCTCACGCATCCGGTTGCTGGCCTCTTCCCGGCATCCCCGCGGTTCTCGCGCACGCGCTGATGGTGCCGGAGAGGCTCTGGCGGGAGGTAACGGCTGCTGCCGTGGCCCGGCTCTACTGACCGGGGGCTGCTCGGCTGTGCCGGGGGGAAGGTTGGGTTGAACCCCGGGCAGGCAGTGGGGGGAGCAGGTCGCGGTTCATGCGTGCCAGTGCCCATCGCCGCTGTTTCGCTGCCCTCCGACGCGGCCGATGCAAGGAAAGGAGCAGCTCGGACCATGCCCATGTGCGTTATTGTCCGCTCTTCACCCGCTCCTAGCTAGATGCATAATTttttatctaatttttttttttttttttttttggaaagagggtggggaggggagaggaaaagaccCAGAAACCCCGCATCCCTCCTCTATCAAGGCAGCGGCAAGCCCCAGCGCCGAGCCGCGGCGTTAACTGCCTTAACTCCCTTCCAGGCCCGAGGACAGGCGCTTTCCTCGGTCTGAGGTGTGACAATAACAATGACTTGGGCATCGCACACGTGAAAGCGCTGGACAATAAACTGTGCTCTGAGGCCTGCTTACCTGGTGAGTGGCCGTCTGCTGAACATGAACTTGGTGGGGGGGGGACGCACGACGGTTCCACTCTTCCCTGCATCACCCTTTGCATccatccctcctctcccaccaccaccatccccaCCAGGTTGTCCTCGCTGCACCCCACCGCCCGTCCCGAGCACCAGGCACGTCAGCACCCAGCAGCCATAGGTCGGGGTGACCTGTCCCCACCGGGACGTCCCCGGGGGGCTGCAGACTTGCTTTGCTGGAATGCTTTGTCCCTTGGCCAGGGGGCTGCTGGCACCCCCGGGGGCACCAGTGGAGGCAGGCGTGTGGCACGACTGTAGCCTGGTCCTGGTGCGCACAGCAGTATTTTGGGTTGGGATGTGAATCCCAGCCAGTCCAGCCTTAccgctgcctgcctccccctcctctttctccaaGGCTGGGGAGATGGGGCATTTCAGGTCAGGTTGTCCTTCTGCAGAGCCCCAACATTCATCCCTCTTTCCCATTTCTTCAcgctttccttccttccttccttccttccttccttccttccttccttccttccttccttccttccttccacttctgtttcctcccgccctctctccatccctttttttcctcttcttcctccctcccaggcCTCTCTGTCCACGTGAAAGTTCATGTTCGCTCTGTGCCAACACGGTTTTCTCAACCCACGCTTGTGTCCCGTCCCTGCCCAGAGTTGCCGGAAGGTGACAAATGTATTGGTGACCCCCCCGGTCCATGTGCGGGCCAAGGCGGCAGTGGGCTGAGGACCCTGCCCAGCACTGCAGGCTCCTCTTCGTCAGCCTGTGTTGGGGGAGAAACGGGGCAAAAAGCCAAGATGAAGCCCTCTGAGGGTCTGAGTCTCCATCAATACATTTGTGGACAAGCTAAAAGCAACTCTGCCCCTGCCTTGCCCCTTCGGTGAAATTTGTGGCAGGTCCCAGACCTGCAGTGGGTGCTGGAGAGCCAAGAGGGTGGGTGAAacccaccccagggaggggaaatcctttccttccccccgcTTCTCCTCTGGGAAAGCTTCCTCTCCCGCTGCCTCGCCTGTTCCTGGTGGTTTCTGTGCTGGAGAAACATGGCTGAGGCTCTTGGGGAGGAACAGGCGCCTGCCACAAAtgccccgtgtcccctccagcACCCTCGGGCAGCAGCTGGCTGAGCCCCGCCGGCCCGAGGGGACTGGTGTGTGGGGGTGTCCCAGGAGCGCCCCTGCCTTTACTGGGGGTCCCGGCAAAGCATTCCCCAGCCGTGGCACCAGCCAAAGCCATCCCTGATCGCGTCCCCCTtggttgtgccaggggaggatgaggaagggggAG from Grus americana isolate bGruAme1 chromosome 18, bGruAme1.mat, whole genome shotgun sequence carries:
- the RNF157 gene encoding E3 ubiquitin ligase RNF157 isoform X9, whose amino-acid sequence is MGALTSRQNAGVEEVDIPANSVYRYPPKSGSYFANHFIMGGEKFDSTHPEGYLFGENSDLNFLGNRPVVFPYAAPPPQEPVKTLRSLINIRKDTLRLVKCSEEVKTPGEEVSKAKVHYNVEFTFDTDARVAITIYYQASEEFHNGVASYIPRDNSLQSETVHYKRGVCQQFCVPSHTVDPSEWSEEELGFDLDREVYPMVVHAVVDEGEEHTGHCHVLLATFEKHSDGTFCVKPLKQKQVVDGVSYLLQEIYGIENKYNTQDSKVAEDEVSDNSAECVVCLSDVRDTLILPCRHLCLCNTCADTLRYQANNCPICRLPFRALLQIRAMRKKLGPLSPTSFNPIIASQTSDSEEHSSSENIPPGYEVVSLLEALNGPLTPSPAARPLRALGDPPGTGTLPSYGSDGPLPPLRALSPLERLPDCGPPGLKLKKSLSKSVSQNSSILPEEEDEKSCTESELRVPRRRSPARREEECGATPESENLTLSSSGAIDQSSCTGTPLSSTISSPEAAPLSPFSPPEPVSSSLAQSVMSMASSQSQHSQLSTDTVSSMSGSYVAPGTEEEEGDMLPSPAAASATASDGESTPVESPDINFVSISAEERDAEGNDVLEDEDASPTQEDGDAEKQSYLPQPRKPPSPPQSLATASFASRIRLLASSRHPRGSRARADGAGEALAGGNGCCRGPALLTGGCSAVPGGRLG
- the RNF157 gene encoding E3 ubiquitin ligase RNF157 isoform X10, translating into MGALTSRQNAGVEEVDIPANSVYRYPPKSGSYFANHFIMGGEKFDSTHPEGYLFGENSDLNFLGNRPVVFPYAAPPPQEPVKTLRSLINIRKDTLRLVKCSEEVKTPGEEVSKAKVHYNVEFTFDTDARVAITIYYQASEEFHNGVASYIPRDNSLQSETVHYKRGVCQQFCVPSHTVDPSEWSEEELGFDLDREVYPMVVHAVVDEGEEHTGHCHVLLATFEKHSDGTFCVKPLKQKQVVDGVSYLLQEIYGIENKYNTQDSKVAEDEVSDNSAECVVCLSDVRDTLILPCRHLCLCNTCADTLRYQANNCPICRLPFRALLQIRAMRKKLGPLSPTSFNPIIASQTSDSEEHSSSENIPPGYEVVSLLEALNGPLTPSPAARPLRALGDPPGTGTLPSYGSDGPLPPLRALSPLERLPDCGPPGLKLKKSLSKSVSQNSSILPEEEDEKSCTESELRVPRRRSPARREEECGATPESENLTLSSSGAIDQSSCTGTPLSSTISSPEEPVSSSLAQSVMSMASSQSQHSQLSTDTVSSMSGSYVAPGTEEEEGDMLPSPAAASATASDGESTPVESPDINFVSISAEERDAEGNDVLEDEDASPTQEDGPRTGAFLGLRCDNNNDLGIAHVKALDNKLCSEACLPAAVPDSCPINIEE
- the RNF157 gene encoding E3 ubiquitin ligase RNF157 isoform X7; its protein translation is MGALTSRQNAGVEEVDIPANSVYRYPPKSGSYFANHFIMGGEKFDSTHPEGYLFGENSDLNFLGNRPVVFPYAAPPPQEPVKTLRSLINIRKDTLRLVKCSEEVKTPGEEVSKAKVHYNVEFTFDTDARVAITIYYQASEEFHNGVASYIPRDNSLQSETVHYKRGVCQQFCVPSHTVDPSEWSEEELGFDLDREVYPMVVHAVVDEGEEHTGHCHVLLATFEKHSDGTFCVKPLKQKQVVDGVSYLLQEIYGIENKYNTQDSKVAEDEVSDNSAECVVCLSDVRDTLILPCRHLCLCNTCADTLRYQANNCPICRLPFRALLQIRAMRKKLGPLSPTSFNPIIASQTSDSEEHSSSENIPPGYEVVSLLEALNGPLTPSPAARPLRALGDPPGTGTLPSYGSDGPLPPLRALSPLERLPDCGPPGLKLKKSLSKSVSQNSSILPEEEDEKSCTESELRVPRRRSPARREEECGATPESENLTLSSSGAIDQSSCTGTPLSSTISSPEAAPLSPFSPPEPVSSSLAQSVMSMASSQSQHSQLSTDTVSSMSGSYVAPGTEEEEGDMLPSPAAASATASDGESTPVESPDINFVSISAEERDAEGNDVLEDEDASPTQEDGPEAANNNVRLPRQAPWPRRPPGTRDLEQAAAALPV
- the RNF157 gene encoding E3 ubiquitin ligase RNF157 isoform X8, which gives rise to MGALTSRQNAGVEEVDIPANSVYRYPPKSGSYFANHFIMGGEKFDSTHPEGYLFGENSDLNFLGNRPVVFPYAAPPPQEPVKTLRSLINIRKDTLRLVKCSEEVKTPGEEVSKAKVHYNVEFTFDTDARVAITIYYQASEEFHNGVASYIPRDNSLQSETVHYKRGVCQQFCVPSHTVDPSEWSEEELGFDLDREVYPMVVHAVVDEGEEHTGHCHVLLATFEKHSDGTFCVKPLKQKQVVDGVSYLLQEIYGIENKYNTQDSKVAEDEVSDNSAECVVCLSDVRDTLILPCRHLCLCNTCADTLRYQANNCPICRLPFRALLQIRAMRKKLGPLSPTSFNPIIASQTSDSEEHSSSENIPPGYEVVSLLEALNGPLTPSPAARPLRALGDPPGTGTLPSYGSDGPLPPLRALSPLERLPDCGPPGLKLKKSLSKSVSQNSSILPEEEDEKSCTESELRVPRRRSPARREEECGATPESENLTLSSSGAIDQSSCTGTPLSSTISSPEAAPLSPFSPPEPVSSSLAQSVMSMASSQSQHSQLSTDTVSSMSGSYVAPGTEEEEGDMLPSPAAASATASDGESTPVESPDINFVSISAEERDAEGNDVLEDEDASPTQEDAELESRNTHPWKLVSALRGGSC
- the RNF157 gene encoding E3 ubiquitin ligase RNF157 isoform X3; amino-acid sequence: MGALTSRQNAGVEEVDIPANSVYRYPPKSGSYFANHFIMGGEKFDSTHPEGYLFGENSDLNFLGNRPVVFPYAAPPPQEPVKTLRSLINIRKDTLRLVKCSEEVKTPGEEVSKAKVHYNVEFTFDTDARVAITIYYQASEEFHNGVASYIPRDNSLQSETVHYKRGVCQQFCVPSHTVDPSEWSEEELGFDLDREVYPMVVHAVVDEGEEHTGHCHVLLATFEKHSDGTFCVKPLKQKQVVDGVSYLLQEIYGIENKYNTQDSKVAEDEVSDNSAECVVCLSDVRDTLILPCRHLCLCNTCADTLRYQANNCPICRLPFRALLQIRAMRKKLGPLSPTSFNPIIASQTSDSEEHSSSENIPPGYEVVSLLEALNGPLTPSPAARPLRALGDPPGTGTLPSYGSDGPLPPLRALSPLERLPDCGPPGLKLKKSLSKSVSQNSSILPEEEDEKSCTESELRVPRRRSPARREEECGATPESENLTLSSSGAIDQSSCTGTPLSSTISSPEEPVSSSLAQSVMSMASSQSQHSQLSTDTVSSMSGSYVAPGTEEEEGDMLPSPAAASATASDGESTPVESPDINFVSISAEERDAEGNDVLEDEDASPTQEDGDAEKQSYLPQPRKPPSPPQSLATASFASRIRLLASSRHPRGSRARADGAGEALAGGNGCCRGPALLTGGCSAVPGGRLG
- the RNF157 gene encoding E3 ubiquitin ligase RNF157 isoform X4, which codes for MGALTSRQNAGVEEVDIPANSVYRYPPKSGSYFANHFIMGGEKFDSTHPEGYLFGENSDLNFLGNRPVVFPYAAPPPQEPVKTLRSLINIRKDTLRLVKCSEEVKTPGEEVSKAKVHYNVEFTFDTDARVAITIYYQASEEFHNGVASYIPRDNSLQSETVHYKRGVCQQFCVPSHTVDPSEWSEEELGFDLDREVYPMVVHAVVDEGEEHTGHCHVLLATFEKHSDGTFCVKPLKQKQVVDGVSYLLQEIYGIENKYNTQDSKVAEDEVSDNSAECVVCLSDVRDTLILPCRHLCLCNTCADTLRYQANNCPICRLPFRALLQIRAMRKKLGPLSPTSFNPIIASQTSDSEEHSSSENIPPGYEVVSLLEALNGPLTPSPAARPLRALGDPPGTGTLPSYGSDGPLPPLRALSPLERLPDCGPPGLKLKKSLSKSVSQNSSILPEEEDEKSCTESELRVPRRRSPARREEECGATPESENLTLSSSGAIDQSSCTGTPLSSTISSPEEPVSSSLAQSVMSMASSQSQHSQLSTDTVSSMSGSYVAPGTEEEEGDMLPSPAAASATASDGESTPVESPDINFVSISAEERDAEGNDVLEDEDASPTQEDGPRTGAFLGLRCDNNNDLGIAHVKALDNKLCSEACLPGPEAANNNVRLPRQAPWPRRPPGTRDLEQAAAALPV